From Phalacrocorax carbo chromosome 8, bPhaCar2.1, whole genome shotgun sequence, a single genomic window includes:
- the SALL1 gene encoding sal-like protein 1 isoform X1, whose product MRRASAGGRRGDAPAAGAEGAAGQKRFWRAGDTEKGQANRTTKNKDAHVCGRCCAEFFELSDLLQHKKNCTKNQLVLIVNENPASPSETFPPSSPSDNPDEQMNDTVNNTDQVDCGDLSEHNKLDREESMDVEVSSINNSSSSSKSVNNSITSSNSSTMGTSAVTTSLPHIGDLTTLGNFSVINSNVIIENLQSTKVAVAQFSQEARCNGASNSKLAVPALMEQLLALQQQQIHQLQLIEQIRHQILLLASQNTEKPTSSSPSQGTLRTSTNPLSTLSSHLSQQLAAAAGLAQSLASQSASISGVKQLPPIQLPQSNPGSTLIPSSSGSSPNINLLAAAVTTPSSEKVASSIGGSQLSNPPVSASSSPAFAISSLLSPASNPLLPQPTSSNSVFSSPLSNIGTPAEDLNSLTALAQQRKSKPPNVTAFEAKSNSDEAFFKHKCRFCAKVFGSDSALQIHLRSHTGERPFKCNICGNRFSTKGNLKVHFQRHKEKYPHIQMNPYPVPEHLDNIPTSTGIPYGMSIPPEKPVTSWLDSKPVLSTLTTSVGLPLPPTIPSLTPFIKTEEPQPIPISHPSSSPPCSVKSDSGTADPTSKISNGLSDEVEAGALPTSNGKMEENPQNTSTITNMSSSMSSPAADSGSSSVTTFTNPLMPLMSEQFKAKFPFGGLLDSTPASETSKLQQLVENIDKKATDPNECIICHRVLSCQSALKMHYRTHTGERPFKCKICGRAFTTKGNLKTHYSVHRAMPPLRVQHSCPICQKKFTNAVVLQQHIRMHMGGQIPNTPVTENYPESMESDTGSFDDKNFDDIDNFSDENMEDCPDSSVPDTPKSADASQDSLSSSPLPLEMSSIAALENQMKMISAGLAEQLQASLKSVENGSVEGDILTNDSSSVGGDMESQSAGSPAVSESTSSMQALSPSNSTNDYHKSPSIEEKPVRALPSEFANSLSPTPANSGALDLTSSNTDKIIKEESLSLLFPFRDRGKFKNTACDICGKTFACQSALDIHYRSHTKERPFICTVCNRGFSTKGNLKQHMLTHQMRDLPSQLFEPNSSIGPNQNSSVMPANSLSSLIKTEVNGFVHSSPQDSKEAPSGLVASGPLSSSATSPVLLPALPRRTPKQHYCNTCGKTFSSSSALQIHERTHTGEKPFACTICGRAFTTKGNLKVHMGTHMWNSTPARRGRRLSVDGPMTFLGGNPVKFPEMFQKDLAARSGNGDSSSFWNQYAAALSNGLAMKTNEISVIQNGGIPPAPGGLGNGGSSPISGLTGSLEKLQNSEPHAPLAGLEKMASNENGTNFHFTRFVEDNKEIVTN is encoded by the exons ATGAGGAGGGCGAGCGCCGGGGGCCGGCGAGGGGAcgcgccggcggcgggcgcggagggCGCCGCGGGGCAGAAGCGCTTCTGGCGGGCAG GAGACACAGAAAAGGGTCAAGCAAATCGAACCACTAAGAACAAGGACGCCCATGTCTGTGGCAGGTGCTGTGCTGAGTTCTTTGAATTATCAGATCTCCTGCAACACAAGAAGAATTGTACTAAAAATCAATTAGTTTTAATTGTGAATGAAAATCCAGCTTCTCCTTCTGAAACCTTCCCTCCTAGTTCCCCTTCTGATAATCCTGATGAACAGATGAATGACACAGTTAATAACACAGATCAAGTAGACTGCGGTGACCTTTCAGAGCATAACAAACTTGACAGGGAAGAATCCATGGATGTGGAGGTTTCCAGCATTAACAATAGCAGTAGCAGTTCCAAGAGTGTCAACAATAGTATTACAAGCAGTAACAGCTCCACAATGGGTACCTCAGCTGTAACAACCTCTCTACCTCACATAGGGGATCTGACAACATTAGGCAACTTTTCAGTGATAAATAGTAATGTAATAATTGAAAACCTTCAGAGTACTAAAGTGGCGGTAGCACAGTTCTCACAGGAAGCAAGATGTAATGGTGCATCAAACAGTAAGCTTGCTGTACCTGCCCTGATGGAGCAACTGTTAgcattgcagcagcagcagatccaCCAGTTGCAACTGATTGAACAAATTCGTCACCAAATATTATTGTTGGCTTCCCAAAATACAGAGAAGCCAACATCATCTAGCCCTTCTCAAGGTACTTTACGAACATCTACCAACCCCTTGTCCACATTAAGTTCCCATTTATcccagcagctggctgcagcagctggattAGCACAAAGCCTTGCTAGTCAATCTGCCAGCATCAGTGGTGTGAAACAGCTACCCCCTATACAGCTACCTCAGAGCAACCCTGGCAGCACTCTAATTCCATCCAGTAGTGGCTCTTCTCCAAATATTAACTTACTGGCAGCAGCAGTTACAACACCATCCTCAGAAAAAGTGGCTTCAAGTATTGGTGGCTCACAGCTCAGCAACCCACCAGTATCAGCATCATCTTCACCAGCTTTTGCAATAAGCAGTTTATTAAGTCCTGCATCTAATCCACTTCTACCTCAGCCCACCTCTAGCAACTCTGTTTTCTCCAGTCCCTTGTCCAATATTGGAACACCTGCAGAGGATTTAAACTCCTTGACTGCCTTggcacagcaaagaaaaagcaagccaCCAAATGTAACTGCTTTTGAAGCAAAAAGTAATTCAGATGAGGCATTCTTTAAGCATAAATGCAGGTTCTGTGCTAAAGTGTTTGGGAGTGACAGTGCCTTGCAGATTCATTTACGTTCTCACACTGGCGAGAGGCCATTTAAATGCAACATATGTGGAAACAGGTTCTCCACAAAGGGAAACTTAAAAGTCCACTTTCAGCgtcataaagaaaaatacccTCATATTCAAATGAATCCATACCCAGTGCCAGAGCATTTGGACAATATTCCTACAAGCACGGGTATTCCTTACGGGATGTCTATACCACCAGAGAAACCTGTCACGAGCTGGCTAGACAGCAAGCCAGTCCTCTCCACCCTGACAACTTCTGTTGGCCTGCCACTCCCACCAACAATTCCAAGCTTGACCCCATTCATCAAAACTGAGGAGCCTCAGCCAATTCCCATTAGCCATCCTTCCTCTAGCCCTCCCTGCTCTGTCAAGAGTGACTCGGGAACAGCTGATCCCACATCAAAAATTTCCAACGGACTTTCTGATGAGGTAGAAGCTGGTGCTTTGCCTACCTCAAatggcaaaatggaagaaaacccTCAAAATACAAGCACCATCACTAATATGAGCAGCTCCATGAGCTCACCGGCAGCAGACTCAGGCTCCAGCAGTGTCACCACTTTTACAAATCCACTGATGCCTCTAATGTCAGAGCAATTTAAGGCAAAGTTTCCATTTGGAGGACTATTGGACTCAACGCCAGCATCTGAAACGTCAAAATTGCAGCAGCTGGTAGAAAACATTGACAAAAAGGCAACCGATCCTAATGAGTGTATCATTTGCCACCGAGTTCTTAGTTGCCAGAGTGCACTGAAAATGCATTATCGCACACATACTGGTGAGAGgccatttaaatgtaaaatctgTGGTCGTGCTTTCACTACTAAAGGCAACTTAAAGACTCATTACAGTGTCCACCGTGCCATGCCCCCACTGAGAGTACAACATTCATGCCCAATCTGCCAGAAAAAATTCACCAATGCTGTTGTACTACAGCAGCATATCCGAATGCACATGGGAGGGCAGATCCCCAATACCCCAGTCACGGAAAACTATCCTGAGTCAATGGAATCAGATACAGGATCTTTTGATGATAAGAATTTTGATGATATAGACAACTTCTCCGATGAGAATATGGAAGACTGTCCTGACAGTAGTGTGCCAGATACACCTAAGTCTGCGGATGCATCACAAGACAGCTTGTCTTCTTCCCCTCTGCCACTGGAAATGTCAAGTAttgctgctttggaaaatcAAATGAAGATGATCAGTGCAGGGCTTGCTGAACAACTTCAGGCAAGCTTAAAGTCAGTTGAAAATGGGTCAGTGGAAGGGGACATTTTGACTAACGATTCATCATCTGTTGGTGGTGATATGGAAAGCCAAAGTGCTGGAAGCCCTGCTGTCTCAGAGTCTACCTCTTCCATGCAGGCCTTGTCCCCGTCAAACAGCACTAATGATTACCACAAGTCACCAAGTATTGAAGAGAAACCAGTAAGAGCTTTACCAAGTGAGTTTGCCAACAGTTTGTCTCCAACCCCTGCTAACAGTGGTGCTTTGGACTTGACGTCTAGTAAcactgataaaattattaaagaagAGTCTCTGAGTTTGCTCTTCCCTTTCAGAGACAGAGGTAAATTTAAAAACACCGCATGTGACATTTGTGGCAAAACATTTGCTTGTCAGAGTGCCTTGGACATTCATTACAGAAGTCATACCAAAGAGAGACCATTTATTTGCACAGTTTGCAATCGTGGCTTTTCCACAAAGGGTAATTTGAAGCAGCATATGTTGACACATCAAATGCGAGATCTACCATCACAACTTTTTGAACCCAATTCCAGTATCGGCCCTAATCAGAACTCTTCGGTTATGCCTGCTAATTCACTGTCATCACTCATAAAGACTGAGGTTAATGGCTTTGTGCACAGCTCTCCTCAGGATAGCAAAGAAGCACCCTCTGGTCTAGTTGCTTCGGGGCCGCTGTCCTCCTCTGCCACGTCACCTGTcctgctccctgctctccccagaAGAACCCCCAAACAGCACTACTGCAACACGTgtgggaaaacattttcttcctccagtgCTTTGCAGATCCATGAAAGGACACACACTGGTGAGAAACCTTTTGCCTGCACGATATGTGGAAGAGCATTCACAACAAAAGGCAATCTGAAG gttCACATGGGCACTCACATGTGGAACAGTACCCCTGCAAGACGAGGCAGACGACTTTCTGTAGATGGCCCTATGACCTTTCTAGGAGGCAATCCTGTAAAGTTCCCAGAAAtgtttcagaaggatttggctGCACGTTCAGGGAATGGAGACTCCTCCAGCTTCTGGAACCAGTACGCAGCAGCGCTCTCCAATGGCTTGGCCATGAAGACCAACGAGATCTCTGTCATCCAGAATGGCGGCATCCCTCCGGCACCGGGGGGCCTGGGCAACGGCGGCAGCTCTCCCATCAGTGGCTTGACGGGAAGCCTGGAGAAGCTCCAGAATTCAGAACCCCATGCACCTCTAGCTGGTCTGGAGAAAATGGCAAGCAACGAAAATGGAACAAACTTCCATTTTACGCGCTTCGTGGAAGACAACAAAGAAATTGtaacaaattag
- the SALL1 gene encoding sal-like protein 1 isoform X2: MSRRKQAKPQHFQSDPDLALLSQRNGDTEKGQANRTTKNKDAHVCGRCCAEFFELSDLLQHKKNCTKNQLVLIVNENPASPSETFPPSSPSDNPDEQMNDTVNNTDQVDCGDLSEHNKLDREESMDVEVSSINNSSSSSKSVNNSITSSNSSTMGTSAVTTSLPHIGDLTTLGNFSVINSNVIIENLQSTKVAVAQFSQEARCNGASNSKLAVPALMEQLLALQQQQIHQLQLIEQIRHQILLLASQNTEKPTSSSPSQGTLRTSTNPLSTLSSHLSQQLAAAAGLAQSLASQSASISGVKQLPPIQLPQSNPGSTLIPSSSGSSPNINLLAAAVTTPSSEKVASSIGGSQLSNPPVSASSSPAFAISSLLSPASNPLLPQPTSSNSVFSSPLSNIGTPAEDLNSLTALAQQRKSKPPNVTAFEAKSNSDEAFFKHKCRFCAKVFGSDSALQIHLRSHTGERPFKCNICGNRFSTKGNLKVHFQRHKEKYPHIQMNPYPVPEHLDNIPTSTGIPYGMSIPPEKPVTSWLDSKPVLSTLTTSVGLPLPPTIPSLTPFIKTEEPQPIPISHPSSSPPCSVKSDSGTADPTSKISNGLSDEVEAGALPTSNGKMEENPQNTSTITNMSSSMSSPAADSGSSSVTTFTNPLMPLMSEQFKAKFPFGGLLDSTPASETSKLQQLVENIDKKATDPNECIICHRVLSCQSALKMHYRTHTGERPFKCKICGRAFTTKGNLKTHYSVHRAMPPLRVQHSCPICQKKFTNAVVLQQHIRMHMGGQIPNTPVTENYPESMESDTGSFDDKNFDDIDNFSDENMEDCPDSSVPDTPKSADASQDSLSSSPLPLEMSSIAALENQMKMISAGLAEQLQASLKSVENGSVEGDILTNDSSSVGGDMESQSAGSPAVSESTSSMQALSPSNSTNDYHKSPSIEEKPVRALPSEFANSLSPTPANSGALDLTSSNTDKIIKEESLSLLFPFRDRGKFKNTACDICGKTFACQSALDIHYRSHTKERPFICTVCNRGFSTKGNLKQHMLTHQMRDLPSQLFEPNSSIGPNQNSSVMPANSLSSLIKTEVNGFVHSSPQDSKEAPSGLVASGPLSSSATSPVLLPALPRRTPKQHYCNTCGKTFSSSSALQIHERTHTGEKPFACTICGRAFTTKGNLKVHMGTHMWNSTPARRGRRLSVDGPMTFLGGNPVKFPEMFQKDLAARSGNGDSSSFWNQYAAALSNGLAMKTNEISVIQNGGIPPAPGGLGNGGSSPISGLTGSLEKLQNSEPHAPLAGLEKMASNENGTNFHFTRFVEDNKEIVTN, encoded by the exons ATGTCGCGGAGGAAGCAGGCGAAGCCTCAGCATTTCCAATCCGACCCTGATCTGGCCTTGTTATCCCAGCGAAATG GAGACACAGAAAAGGGTCAAGCAAATCGAACCACTAAGAACAAGGACGCCCATGTCTGTGGCAGGTGCTGTGCTGAGTTCTTTGAATTATCAGATCTCCTGCAACACAAGAAGAATTGTACTAAAAATCAATTAGTTTTAATTGTGAATGAAAATCCAGCTTCTCCTTCTGAAACCTTCCCTCCTAGTTCCCCTTCTGATAATCCTGATGAACAGATGAATGACACAGTTAATAACACAGATCAAGTAGACTGCGGTGACCTTTCAGAGCATAACAAACTTGACAGGGAAGAATCCATGGATGTGGAGGTTTCCAGCATTAACAATAGCAGTAGCAGTTCCAAGAGTGTCAACAATAGTATTACAAGCAGTAACAGCTCCACAATGGGTACCTCAGCTGTAACAACCTCTCTACCTCACATAGGGGATCTGACAACATTAGGCAACTTTTCAGTGATAAATAGTAATGTAATAATTGAAAACCTTCAGAGTACTAAAGTGGCGGTAGCACAGTTCTCACAGGAAGCAAGATGTAATGGTGCATCAAACAGTAAGCTTGCTGTACCTGCCCTGATGGAGCAACTGTTAgcattgcagcagcagcagatccaCCAGTTGCAACTGATTGAACAAATTCGTCACCAAATATTATTGTTGGCTTCCCAAAATACAGAGAAGCCAACATCATCTAGCCCTTCTCAAGGTACTTTACGAACATCTACCAACCCCTTGTCCACATTAAGTTCCCATTTATcccagcagctggctgcagcagctggattAGCACAAAGCCTTGCTAGTCAATCTGCCAGCATCAGTGGTGTGAAACAGCTACCCCCTATACAGCTACCTCAGAGCAACCCTGGCAGCACTCTAATTCCATCCAGTAGTGGCTCTTCTCCAAATATTAACTTACTGGCAGCAGCAGTTACAACACCATCCTCAGAAAAAGTGGCTTCAAGTATTGGTGGCTCACAGCTCAGCAACCCACCAGTATCAGCATCATCTTCACCAGCTTTTGCAATAAGCAGTTTATTAAGTCCTGCATCTAATCCACTTCTACCTCAGCCCACCTCTAGCAACTCTGTTTTCTCCAGTCCCTTGTCCAATATTGGAACACCTGCAGAGGATTTAAACTCCTTGACTGCCTTggcacagcaaagaaaaagcaagccaCCAAATGTAACTGCTTTTGAAGCAAAAAGTAATTCAGATGAGGCATTCTTTAAGCATAAATGCAGGTTCTGTGCTAAAGTGTTTGGGAGTGACAGTGCCTTGCAGATTCATTTACGTTCTCACACTGGCGAGAGGCCATTTAAATGCAACATATGTGGAAACAGGTTCTCCACAAAGGGAAACTTAAAAGTCCACTTTCAGCgtcataaagaaaaatacccTCATATTCAAATGAATCCATACCCAGTGCCAGAGCATTTGGACAATATTCCTACAAGCACGGGTATTCCTTACGGGATGTCTATACCACCAGAGAAACCTGTCACGAGCTGGCTAGACAGCAAGCCAGTCCTCTCCACCCTGACAACTTCTGTTGGCCTGCCACTCCCACCAACAATTCCAAGCTTGACCCCATTCATCAAAACTGAGGAGCCTCAGCCAATTCCCATTAGCCATCCTTCCTCTAGCCCTCCCTGCTCTGTCAAGAGTGACTCGGGAACAGCTGATCCCACATCAAAAATTTCCAACGGACTTTCTGATGAGGTAGAAGCTGGTGCTTTGCCTACCTCAAatggcaaaatggaagaaaacccTCAAAATACAAGCACCATCACTAATATGAGCAGCTCCATGAGCTCACCGGCAGCAGACTCAGGCTCCAGCAGTGTCACCACTTTTACAAATCCACTGATGCCTCTAATGTCAGAGCAATTTAAGGCAAAGTTTCCATTTGGAGGACTATTGGACTCAACGCCAGCATCTGAAACGTCAAAATTGCAGCAGCTGGTAGAAAACATTGACAAAAAGGCAACCGATCCTAATGAGTGTATCATTTGCCACCGAGTTCTTAGTTGCCAGAGTGCACTGAAAATGCATTATCGCACACATACTGGTGAGAGgccatttaaatgtaaaatctgTGGTCGTGCTTTCACTACTAAAGGCAACTTAAAGACTCATTACAGTGTCCACCGTGCCATGCCCCCACTGAGAGTACAACATTCATGCCCAATCTGCCAGAAAAAATTCACCAATGCTGTTGTACTACAGCAGCATATCCGAATGCACATGGGAGGGCAGATCCCCAATACCCCAGTCACGGAAAACTATCCTGAGTCAATGGAATCAGATACAGGATCTTTTGATGATAAGAATTTTGATGATATAGACAACTTCTCCGATGAGAATATGGAAGACTGTCCTGACAGTAGTGTGCCAGATACACCTAAGTCTGCGGATGCATCACAAGACAGCTTGTCTTCTTCCCCTCTGCCACTGGAAATGTCAAGTAttgctgctttggaaaatcAAATGAAGATGATCAGTGCAGGGCTTGCTGAACAACTTCAGGCAAGCTTAAAGTCAGTTGAAAATGGGTCAGTGGAAGGGGACATTTTGACTAACGATTCATCATCTGTTGGTGGTGATATGGAAAGCCAAAGTGCTGGAAGCCCTGCTGTCTCAGAGTCTACCTCTTCCATGCAGGCCTTGTCCCCGTCAAACAGCACTAATGATTACCACAAGTCACCAAGTATTGAAGAGAAACCAGTAAGAGCTTTACCAAGTGAGTTTGCCAACAGTTTGTCTCCAACCCCTGCTAACAGTGGTGCTTTGGACTTGACGTCTAGTAAcactgataaaattattaaagaagAGTCTCTGAGTTTGCTCTTCCCTTTCAGAGACAGAGGTAAATTTAAAAACACCGCATGTGACATTTGTGGCAAAACATTTGCTTGTCAGAGTGCCTTGGACATTCATTACAGAAGTCATACCAAAGAGAGACCATTTATTTGCACAGTTTGCAATCGTGGCTTTTCCACAAAGGGTAATTTGAAGCAGCATATGTTGACACATCAAATGCGAGATCTACCATCACAACTTTTTGAACCCAATTCCAGTATCGGCCCTAATCAGAACTCTTCGGTTATGCCTGCTAATTCACTGTCATCACTCATAAAGACTGAGGTTAATGGCTTTGTGCACAGCTCTCCTCAGGATAGCAAAGAAGCACCCTCTGGTCTAGTTGCTTCGGGGCCGCTGTCCTCCTCTGCCACGTCACCTGTcctgctccctgctctccccagaAGAACCCCCAAACAGCACTACTGCAACACGTgtgggaaaacattttcttcctccagtgCTTTGCAGATCCATGAAAGGACACACACTGGTGAGAAACCTTTTGCCTGCACGATATGTGGAAGAGCATTCACAACAAAAGGCAATCTGAAG gttCACATGGGCACTCACATGTGGAACAGTACCCCTGCAAGACGAGGCAGACGACTTTCTGTAGATGGCCCTATGACCTTTCTAGGAGGCAATCCTGTAAAGTTCCCAGAAAtgtttcagaaggatttggctGCACGTTCAGGGAATGGAGACTCCTCCAGCTTCTGGAACCAGTACGCAGCAGCGCTCTCCAATGGCTTGGCCATGAAGACCAACGAGATCTCTGTCATCCAGAATGGCGGCATCCCTCCGGCACCGGGGGGCCTGGGCAACGGCGGCAGCTCTCCCATCAGTGGCTTGACGGGAAGCCTGGAGAAGCTCCAGAATTCAGAACCCCATGCACCTCTAGCTGGTCTGGAGAAAATGGCAAGCAACGAAAATGGAACAAACTTCCATTTTACGCGCTTCGTGGAAGACAACAAAGAAATTGtaacaaattag